Proteins from a genomic interval of Nasonia vitripennis strain AsymCx chromosome 3, Nvit_psr_1.1, whole genome shotgun sequence:
- the LOC103317449 gene encoding uncharacterized protein LOC103317449, whose amino-acid sequence MTFPTTSIISLRILGLFPFQMHSHYVMCRKLMRELAVKGHRVDVYSYFPLNQKILNYHDYSLAGTLPAISNNMSFKEIPLVWGSDSIKEWLKAMGIPICRLLGLPIFQNLLHDPPIDAPYDLVIIELSAAQCYIPFGRRLNVPVIGVVTTPYLLDWQYDSFGTPINLAIDPSCASQYEARMNFLERLDNFVLYNRAYWTFVLSTREHDKVVERIFGLGLPEYITGFSKFKF is encoded by the exons ATGACATTCCCAACCACCTCCATAATATCTCTGCGGATCCTGGGCCTATTCCCTTTCCAAATGCACAGTCATTACGTTATGTGCAGGAAGCTCATGCGAGAATTGGCAGTCAAAGGTCACCGAGTCGACGTCTACAGCTACTTTCCGTTGAACCAAAAAATACTGAATTACCACGACTATAGCTTGGCCGGAACCTTGCCAGCTATCTCGAATAACATGAGCTTCAAAGAGATTCCGCTGGTTTGGGGATCGGACTCTATCAAAGAATGGCTCAAGGCGATGGGCATACCGATCTGCCGGCTATTGGGGCTGCCGATTTTCCAAAACCTGCTACACGATCCACCGATAGATGCACCTTATGATCTTGTTATAATCGAG TTAAGCGCCGCGCAGTGCTACATACCATTCGGTCGACGATTAAATGTTCCTGTAATCGGTGTAGTGACAACGCCCTACCTGTTGGACTGGCAGTACGATTCATTCGGAACACCGATAAACCTAGCAATCGATCCAAGCTGTGCCAGCCAATACGAGGCGCGAATGAATTTTCTGGAGAGACTTGACAACTTTGTGCTCTATAACAGGGCGTATTGGACCTTCGTTCTATCGACTCGTGAACACGACAAAGTCGTCGAGAGGATCTTCGGTCTAGGACTACCGGAATATATTACCGGTTTCAGCAAATTCAAGTTCTGA
- the LOC116416774 gene encoding UDP-glucuronosyltransferase 2B37-like, whose protein sequence is RTQEAIYYGLPLLGIPLLGDQHFNVRASVKRGIAVKLDLQEVTERSFTHALKEVLYNPQYKKAAKDLIRRFRDRPMSPMDTSIFWVEYIVIRLDNFWSF, encoded by the exons aGAACTCAGGAGGCGATATACTACGGCTTACCATTGCTGGGCATTCCGCTCCTCGGTGACCAGCACTTCAACGTAAGGGCCTCCGTCAAGAGGGGAATAGCCGTTAAACTCGATCTACAGGAGGTGACCGAGAGGAGCTTTACTCATGCTTTGAAAGAGGTCCTCTATAATCCTCAGTACAA AAAAGCCGCTAAGGATCTGATTCGGAGGTTCAGAGACCGACCGATGAGCCCTATGGACACGTCGATATTCTGGGTGGAGTACATAGTCATTCGTCTGGATAATTTTTGGTCTTTTTAG
- the LOC100123458 gene encoding uncharacterized protein LOC100123458: MTFPTKLCLLTILISFLSFTQPIASLRILGLFPYQMRSHYVMCEEVMRGLAAKGHRVDVYSHFPLKKKLPNYHDYSLVGTLPAVSNNVTFEVAAIDSAPVSLKHWLESSGLSICKLLEHPIFQKLLHDPPMDPPYDLVITELCLSNCYIPFGRRLNVPVIGVVTPPLLDWQFDPFGTPINLATDPSIYSSHVAPMSFLERLDNFVLYHRIHWAFAQHTREQDKVVERVFGPGLPNSVDLLKEVALVLVNHDLMLSGIRAFAPKVIPVGGLHVVDHNETLPKEVQKWLDDSKDGCVYFSFGSFIRMETFPRHVIEAIYKSFENIAPTRVLLKIAKPQELPPGLPSNVMTQSWFQQMQVLKHENTKAFVTHGGLMGTQEAIYYGVPLVGVPFLGDQHFNVKAYVNKGIAIKVELQEINEKSFTHALKEILHNPQYKKAAENLSQRSRDRPMSPMDTSIFWVEYIARHGKDALRSPVVDMPWWQASLLDVYGFILALNLLFLYVLWRLVRIAIGFFKPNAQVRSYSKLRKTKTDFQNNSTCPASLPCSVAQSSIDTGGLLTTPQFRNRFQCPDKLTFKTDSLKMKFLANNLYLTILISILFYTQPITSLRILGLFPFQMRSHYVMCEELMRGLAAKGHRVDIYSHFPLKQKLPNYHDYSLVGTLPAVSNNVTFEVASIASGPDMIRHWLESAGIPICRLLDLPMFQKLLHDPPMDPPYDLIVTELAISNCYIAFGRRLNVPVIGIVTPPLLDWQFDSFGTPINLATDPSVFSSYVAPLSFLERLDNFVLYHRMNWAFAQHTREQDEIVERIFGPGLPNSVDLQKDVALVLVNHDSTLSGIRAFAPKVIPVGGLHIVDHNETLPKEVKKWLDESKDGCVYFSFGSFTRIETFPRHILEAFYRSFKNIAPTRVLLKIAKPEELPPGLPPNVMTQSWFQQIQVLKHKNVRAFVTHGGLMGTQEAIYYGVPLLGIPLFGDQHYNVRAYVKRGIAIKIDRYEITEESFTHALKEVLYNPQYKKTAENLSRKFRDRPMSPMDTSIFWVEYIARHGKDVLRSPLVDMPWWQAALLDVYGFMLFSALLVIYIATKFVRIIFGLFRPFARVKIGSKLKKSD, translated from the exons ATGACATTCCCAACCAAACTATGTCTGCTAACCATCCTAATATCGTTTCTCTCCTTCACTCAACCGATCGCTTCTCTTCGGATCCTGGGCCTATTTCCCTATCAAATGCGAAGTCATTATGTTATGTGCGAGGAGGTCATGCGAGGATTAGCAGCCAAAGGTCATCGAGTCGACGTCTACAGCCACTTTCcattgaagaaaaaattacCGAACTACCACGACTACAGCTTGGTTGGAACCTTACCAGCGGTCTCCAATAACGTCACCTTCGAGGTGGCCGCGATCGATTCGGCGCCGGTCTCGCTCAAACACTGGCTGGAGTCGTCAGGTTTATCTATTTGTAAGCTACTGGAGCATCCGATATTCCAGAAGCTGTTACACGATCCTCCCATGGATCCACCTTACGATCTTGTGATCACCGAG CTTTGCTTATCCAACTGCTACATACCGTTTGGTCGCCGCCTGAACGTCCCTGTGATCGGCGTAGTGACACCGCCCCTGTTGGACTGGCAGTTCGATCCGTTTGGAACACCGATTAATCTAGCTACCGATCCGAGCATTTATAGCTCGCACGTGGCACCGATGAGTTTTCTAGAGAGGCTGGACAATTTCGTACTTTATCACAGGATCCATTGGGCCTTTGCTCAACACACTCGCGAACAGGACAAAGTCGTCGAGAGGGTCTTCGGCCCAGGACTACCAAACTCTGTAGACTTGTTGAAAGAGGTAGCTTTGGTACTGGTGAATCATGACTTGATGCTCAGTGGCATAAGAGCGTTTGCACCTAAGGTTATACCTGTCGGTGGTTTGCACGTCGTTGACCATAACGAGACACTTCCAAAG GAAGTACAGAAGTGGCTGGACGACAGCAAGGATGGCTGCGTTTACTTCTCCTTCGGATCTTTCATCCGAATGGAAACCTTTCCGAGGCACGTTATCGAAGCCATTTACAAATCGTTTGAAAACATAGCACCAACTCGTGTACTTCTGAAAATAGCCAAGCCGCAGGAGTTGCCGCCTGGTTTGCCGTCGAACGTGATGACGCAGTCCTGGTTCCAACAAATGCAGGTTCTGA AGCATGAAAATACGAAAGCGTTCGTTACGCACGGGGGACTGATGGGAACTCAGGAGGCGATATACTACGGCGTTCCTTTGGTGGGCGTTCCGTTCTTGGGTGACCAGCATTTTAACGTCAAAGCATACGTCAATAAAGGAATCGCAATCAAGGTCGAGTTACAGGAGATTAACGAGAAGAGCTTCACCCACGCTTTGAAAGAGATCCTTCATAATCCTCAGTACAA AAAAGCTGCGGAGAATCTGAGTCAGAGATCCAGGGATCGACCAATGAGTCCAATGGATACCTCGATCTTCTGGGTGGAGTATATAGCCCGTCATGGCAAAGATGCGCTCAGGTCCCCTGTGGTTGACATGCCTTGGTGGCAGGCCTCGCTGCTGGACGTTTACGGTTTCATACTAGCCTTAAATTTGCTGTTTCTTTACGTTTTATGGAGACTCGTTAGGATAGCGATCGGATTTTTCAAACCGAATGCGCAAGTTCGGTCATACTCTAAACTTAGGAAAACGAA GA CAGATTTCCAGAATAACTCGACTTGTCCGGCATCGTTGCCGTGTAGTGTAGCTCAGTCGTCGATAGACACCGGTGGCCTCCTCACGACTCCTCAATTTCGAAATCGGTTTCAGTGCCCAGATAAACTGACGTTCAAGACTGACAG CCTCAAAATGAAATTCCTAGCCAATAATCTATACCTAACTATCCTAATATCTATACTTTTCTACACTCAACCGATCACTTCCTTGCGGATCCTGGGTTTGTTCCCTTTCCAAATGCGAAGTCATTACGTTATGTGTGAAGAGCTCATGCGAGGATTGGCGGCGAAAGGTCACCGAGTCGACATCTACAGCCACTTTCCGTTGAAGCAAAAATTACCGAACTACCACGACTACAGCTTGGTTGGGACCTTACCGGCGGTTTCCAATAACGTCACCTTCGAGGTGGCCTCGATCGCTTCGGGACCCGATATGATCAGGCATTGGCTCGAGTCGGCTGGTATACCGATCTGCCGATTACTCGATCTGCCGATGTTCCAGAAGCTGCTACACGATCCTCCGATGGATCCGCCTTACGACCTCATTGTCACGGAG CTCGCTATATCGAACTGCTACATAGCATTCGGTCGACGACTGAACGTGCCCGTGATCGGGATAGTGACACCACCACTGTTAGACTGGCAGTTCGATTCGTTTGGAACACCGATCAACTTAGCTACCGATCCGAGCGTGTTTAGCTCTTACGTGGCGCCGTTGAGTTTTCTGGAAAGACTGGACAACTTCGTGCTCTATCACAGAATGAATTGGGCCTTCGCTCAACACACTCGTGAACAGGACGAAATCGTCGAGAGGATCTTTGGTCCAGGACTGCCAAACTCGGTTGATTTACAGAAAGACGTAGCTTTGGTACTGGTGAACCATGACTCGACACTCAGTGGCATCCGCGCGTTTGCCCCAAAAGTTATACCTGTCGGCGGTTTGCACATTGTCGACCATAACGAGACTCTACCAAAG GAGGTGAAGAAATGGCTGGACGAAAGCAAGGATGGCTGCGTGTACTTCTCCTTCGGCTCCTTCACCAGAATCGAAACCTTTCCGAGGCACATACTCGAAGCGTTTTACCGGTCATTCAAAAATATCGCACCCACACGAGTACTTCTGAAAATAGCCAAACCCGAGGAGTTGCCGCCTGGTTTACCGCCTAACGTGATGACGCAGTCCTGGTTTCAGCAAATTCAAGTTTTGA AACACAAGAACGTGAGGGCGTTCGTTACCCACGGCGGGCTTATGGGAACTCAGGAGGCGATATACTACGGTGTACCCTTGCTGGGGATTCCTCTCTTTGGTGACCAGCACTACAACGTAAGGGCCTACGTCAAGAGGGGAATAGCCATTAAAATCGATCGATATGAAATAACGGAGGAGAGCTTCACCCACGCTCTGAAAGAGGTGCTCTATAATCCTCAGTACAA AAAAACTGCTGAGAATCTGAGTCGAAAGTTCAGGGACCGGCCAATGAGTCCCATGGACACGTCGATATTCTGGGTGGAGTACATAGCTCGTCATGGAAAGGACGTGCTCAGGTCTCCTCTGGTCGATATGCCTTGGTGGCAGGCCGCGCTACTGGACGTCTACGGATTCATGCTTTTCTCGGCGCTGCTAGTAATCTACATTGCCACGAAATTCGTCAGGATAATTTTTGGTCTTTTTAGACCGTTTGCACGAGTTAAAATCGGCTCGAAGCTGAAAAAATCTGATTAG